One window of the Rhizorhabdus dicambivorans genome contains the following:
- a CDS encoding DUF3297 family protein: MTDMPDRLSINPNSPHYNGELLERGVGIRFKGVEKTNVEEYCVSEGWIRVSVGNTRDRKGNPLTIKLSGPVEPYLKDAPAEEASQG, translated from the coding sequence ATGACCGACATGCCCGACCGTCTTTCGATCAATCCCAACAGCCCGCATTATAATGGCGAGCTGCTCGAGCGCGGCGTCGGCATCCGCTTCAAGGGCGTCGAGAAGACCAATGTCGAGGAATATTGCGTCAGCGAGGGCTGGATCCGCGTCTCGGTCGGCAACACCCGCGATCGCAAGGGCAACCCGCTGACGATCAAGCTCAGCGGCCCGGTCGAGCCCTATCTGAAGGACGCACCCGCCGAAGAAGCCTCGCAGGGCTGA
- a CDS encoding LysR family transcriptional regulator, which yields MARLPDFEAWAVFAKVAELGSFSGAAAELRLSKATVSKAVSRLEERLGTPLFHRSSRKLSLTESGSAAQERASFLLAEGEAIEEAISERGAVPRGLVRLAAPMSFGIAHLRPILPLFLQAYPEVAIDLHLSDERIDLIEQGFDIALRIGQLEDSALKARRLFPVRLPLVGAPALFDRLGRPEHPRDIPRYPAIIYTHVRAPGRWYFSHRSEGDLTVEVKGPIRTNNGDVILDALLAGTAIAPLPDFLAWKCLAAGSLEEVLADWSIGRTAALHVVTPPTPLRPARVKVLIDFLAAAFLKPPWTTS from the coding sequence ATGGCACGCCTACCCGATTTCGAAGCCTGGGCGGTCTTTGCCAAGGTGGCCGAGTTGGGCAGTTTCTCGGGTGCGGCGGCCGAGTTGCGCCTGTCCAAGGCCACGGTGTCCAAGGCGGTATCGCGTCTGGAGGAACGGCTGGGAACGCCGCTTTTCCACCGCAGTTCGCGCAAGCTGTCGCTGACCGAGAGCGGCTCGGCCGCGCAGGAGCGCGCCAGCTTCCTGCTGGCCGAAGGAGAGGCGATCGAGGAGGCGATCTCCGAACGCGGCGCGGTGCCGCGCGGCCTTGTCCGGCTGGCCGCGCCGATGTCGTTTGGCATCGCCCATCTCCGGCCGATATTGCCGCTGTTCCTCCAGGCCTATCCTGAGGTGGCGATCGACCTGCACCTTTCGGACGAGCGGATCGACCTGATCGAGCAGGGGTTCGATATCGCGCTGCGCATCGGCCAGCTCGAGGATTCGGCGCTCAAGGCGCGGCGGCTGTTCCCGGTGCGCCTGCCGCTGGTCGGCGCGCCCGCCCTGTTCGACCGGCTCGGCCGGCCGGAGCATCCGCGCGATATCCCGCGCTATCCCGCGATCATCTACACCCATGTCCGCGCACCCGGCCGCTGGTATTTCAGCCACCGGTCGGAGGGGGACCTCACCGTCGAGGTGAAGGGCCCCATCCGTACCAACAATGGCGACGTCATCCTCGACGCGCTGCTGGCCGGCACCGCCATCGCCCCGCTGCCCGATTTCCTCGCCTGGAAATGCCTTGCCGCCGGAAGCCTGGAGGAGGTGCTTGCCGACTGGTCGATCGGGCGGACCGCCGCGCTGCATGTCGTCACCCCGCCCACCCCGCTGCGCCCCGCCCGGGTCAAGGTGCTGATCGACTTTCTGGCGGCGGCATTCCTGAAACCGCCATGGACGACGAGTTGA
- a CDS encoding pirin family protein, whose protein sequence is MIEVRPFASLGHADHGWLDASHHFSFGGYRDPKRVHWGALRVWNDDTIAPHTGFAPHPHNDMEIITYVRTGAISHRDSLGNAGRTEAGDVQVMSAGTGIVHSEKNEEDVPTTLFQIWIIPDRQGEKPGWGTRPFPKGERAGQFVTLASGIAGDEEALPIRADARVLGATLKAGESAIHAIGRDRKAYLVATQGRIEVNGVAAEPRDGVAIADLDEVTITALDDAEIVLVDVA, encoded by the coding sequence ATGATCGAAGTCCGTCCTTTTGCCTCGCTCGGCCATGCCGACCATGGCTGGCTCGACGCGAGCCATCATTTCTCCTTCGGCGGCTATCGCGATCCGAAGCGGGTCCACTGGGGCGCCCTGCGCGTCTGGAACGACGACACCATCGCCCCGCACACCGGCTTCGCCCCGCATCCGCACAACGACATGGAGATCATCACCTATGTCCGCACCGGCGCGATCAGCCATCGCGACAGCCTGGGCAATGCCGGCCGCACCGAGGCAGGCGACGTCCAGGTGATGTCGGCCGGCACCGGGATCGTCCATTCGGAGAAGAATGAGGAGGATGTTCCCACCACCCTCTTCCAGATCTGGATCATCCCCGATCGCCAGGGCGAGAAGCCCGGCTGGGGCACCCGCCCCTTCCCCAAGGGCGAGCGCGCCGGCCAGTTCGTGACCCTGGCGAGCGGGATCGCCGGCGACGAGGAAGCGCTGCCGATCCGGGCCGATGCCCGGGTGCTGGGCGCTACCCTGAAGGCCGGCGAGAGCGCGATCCATGCGATCGGCCGCGACCGCAAGGCCTATCTGGTCGCGACCCAGGGCCGGATCGAGGTCAACGGCGTCGCCGCCGAACCGCGCGATGGCGTTGCCATCGCCGACCTCGACGAAGTGACGATCACCGCCCTCGACGATGCCGAGATCGTGCTGGTCGACGTAGCGTAA
- the wrbA gene encoding NAD(P)H:quinone oxidoreductase, with protein sequence MSKTPRILVLYYSTYGHIETMADAIADGAREAGAQVDVKRVPETVPLEIAQKNHFKLDQKAPVATVAELEDYDAIIVGTGTRFGRMSSQMAAFLDGAGGLWAKGALNGKVGAAFTSSATQHGGQETTLFSIITNLLHFGMTIVGLPYSFAGQMGVDEVKGGAPYGATTIADGDGSRQPSATEIEGAKFQGRHVAEITAKLVRES encoded by the coding sequence ATGTCCAAGACCCCCAGGATCCTCGTCCTCTATTATTCCACCTATGGCCATATCGAGACGATGGCCGACGCCATCGCCGACGGCGCGCGTGAGGCCGGCGCCCAGGTGGACGTCAAGCGCGTGCCGGAGACGGTGCCGCTGGAGATCGCCCAGAAGAATCATTTCAAGCTCGACCAGAAGGCGCCGGTCGCCACCGTCGCCGAGCTGGAGGATTATGACGCGATCATCGTCGGCACCGGCACCCGCTTTGGGCGCATGTCCAGCCAGATGGCGGCCTTCCTCGACGGCGCCGGGGGCCTGTGGGCTAAGGGCGCGCTGAACGGCAAGGTCGGCGCGGCCTTCACCTCCTCGGCGACCCAGCATGGCGGGCAGGAGACGACGCTCTTCTCGATCATCACCAACCTGCTGCACTTCGGCATGACCATCGTCGGCCTGCCCTACAGCTTCGCGGGCCAGATGGGTGTCGACGAGGTCAAGGGCGGCGCACCCTATGGCGCCACGACGATCGCCGACGGCGACGGATCGCGCCAGCCTTCCGCAACGGAAATCGAGGGCGCAAAATTTCAGGGGCGCCATGTGGCGGAGATCACAGCGAAGCTCGTCCGCGAATCGTAA